The window TTCCGAACGCGAAGCTGGCCTACAACAACTCGCCGTCGTTCAACTGGACGCTCAACTTCCGTTGGCAGGTCTACGACGCGATGAAGGAAGCCGGCCAGGATGTCAGCAAGTACAATCGCGCCGAGCTGATGAAGGCGGAGTACGACGAGACGCCGCTGGCGAAGGAAGCCGACGAGCGTATCCGTACCTTCCAGGCGGATTCGGCCAAGCGCGCCGGCATCTTCCACCATCTGATCACGTTGCCGACCTATCACACGGCTGCGCTGTCGACCGACAATCTCGCAAGGGAGTATTTCGGCGAGCAGGGCATGCTCGGATACGTCAAGAACGTGCAGCGCGCGGAGATCCGTCAGGGCATCGCCTGCGTGAGGCATCAGAACATGGCAGGCTCCGACATTGGCGACGATCACAAGGAGTACTTCGCCGGTGAGGCCGCCCTCAAGGCGGGCGGCGCGCACAACACGATGAACCAGTTCGGCTAATCGATCGAATAGGTCATTTAGACATCGGCTGGACAGGCGGGATTGCAAAGCAGTCTCGCCTGTCTGCTCGTTTGGCCGGGCGATTTCGACCACGGTGACGCGGTCGAATTCGCCCCGTAGCGTTTGCAAGACCGTTCCCGTCAGGCTTCGTCCCCGCTGTCGAGGTTCCCCCGTTCCCTGCCAGCGTGGTATTGCGTCACTGCGACCATTGGGGGCATGCCACGCGATGACTGTCGGGCACTATGCATCCGCCGTCACCAGCTCCGCTGTGATGGAGCTGCTCAAGCCGTTCGATCCCCGCATCGTCGGAACGCTGCCGCTCGGCCTTGCCGTGCCGGGCAGCGACATCGATATCGTTTGTCATGCGCCCGATCCGAACGCTTTCGCGGACATCGTTTGGACCCACTACCAATCGGCCGATGATTTCGTGCTGTACCGATGGGCCAAGGGAACGCGGCAGGCCATTGCCCGCTTTGTGTGGGATGGCTGGCCGTTCGAATTGTTCGGTGACCTGCGTCCGGTAAACCAGCAGCAGGGCTGGATCCATTTCGAGGTCGAGCGGCGGTTGCTCGCGCTTGATGACGGACGGCTGCGGCAAGCCGTCGGCAAGTTGCGGGCAGATGGCCTCAAGACCGAGCCTGCGTTCGCCGCCTTGCTCGGGATACCGGGCGATCCCTATCGCGGGTTGCTCGAACTCGCTGCCGAAGCGGACGCCTCGTTGCGCGCCCGGCTCGCGGCGTGCGGCGTCGGCTGATCGCGAGGTTCATTCACCCGGAACGAGGTGGCCCATCGGCTGTCGCGCGAGGCACCGGTGCCTGCGGCGGGACAGATAGAGCAGCAGGCCGGTCACGGCGAACAGCGGCATCATGGCGGCGGCCAGCATGAAGACGAGCTTGCCGGGCCAACCCAGGATGGCGCCGCGGTGGATGTCGAGCACGCCGGCGAGGACGCGCTCGCCAAACGTCTTGTCCGCGTAGCGGTCCGACGAGATGACGCGTCCGGTGACGGCGTCGATCCGGAATTCGTCGCGCACGCTCTCGAGGGACGAATCCCGCGGCCATGACCGCACACGTACCGCCGTGCCCGCGCCGGCCGGCAGGGTCAGCAGGACCCGTCCGTAATCGTTGTTCTCCTGCTGCAGGAACGTGGTCCAGACACGATCGAAGGCGAGCGGCTTTGCTTCCGCCTTCGCTTCGATTTTGGCTTCGCCCTTGCCCGCGGCGGCCGCCGCGCCGCGTGGTGGCTTGGGCTGCATCGCCGCATCCGCGGCTTGAGGCCGCGCCAGGAGCCAGTTAGCGCCGGCCTTGTACCACTCGAACGAGTACCACAGGCCGGTCAGCGTCATCACCAGATAGACCGGCAGCACCCAGGTGCCGATCACAGCGTGCAGCGAGCGGTGCAGGCCGCGCCCGCGCAGGCCGAGGTTTGGCTTCAGCCACATCTTCACGCTGCGCGCGCGATGCGGCCAGCGCAGCACGAGGCCGGTGATCAGCATCACGATCAGGCAGATCGCGGCTGACCCGGTGATCTTGCGGCCGATACCAT of the Bradyrhizobium quebecense genome contains:
- a CDS encoding PepSY-associated TM helix domain-containing protein translates to MNDVRRPIKAALLQVHSLAGLALALLWAVVGITGATMAFEDGIEASLNSHIMRVDASATRRLTPDELVARLQSAGDFGRPSAVTMASDPSAAARIRFARSEGGARPSSVYVDPYDGHLLGSPRGEDFFATVRKLHRWLLLPGDGNGIGRKITGSAAICLIVMLITGLVLRWPHRARSVKMWLKPNLGLRGRGLHRSLHAVIGTWVLPVYLVMTLTGLWYSFEWYKAGANWLLARPQAADAAMQPKPPRGAAAAAGKGEAKIEAKAEAKPLAFDRVWTTFLQQENNDYGRVLLTLPAGAGTAVRVRSWPRDSSLESVRDEFRIDAVTGRVISSDRYADKTFGERVLAGVLDIHRGAILGWPGKLVFMLAAAMMPLFAVTGLLLYLSRRRHRCLARQPMGHLVPGE
- a CDS encoding DUF4269 domain-containing protein — protein: MTVGHYASAVTSSAVMELLKPFDPRIVGTLPLGLAVPGSDIDIVCHAPDPNAFADIVWTHYQSADDFVLYRWAKGTRQAIARFVWDGWPFELFGDLRPVNQQQGWIHFEVERRLLALDDGRLRQAVGKLRADGLKTEPAFAALLGIPGDPYRGLLELAAEADASLRARLAACGVG